A stretch of Gossypium hirsutum isolate 1008001.06 chromosome A06, Gossypium_hirsutum_v2.1, whole genome shotgun sequence DNA encodes these proteins:
- the LOC107951064 gene encoding transcription factor TT2-like: protein MGRSPCCSKEGLNRGAWTALEDKILKDYIKVHGEGRWRNLPKRAGLKRCGKSCRLRWLNYLRPDIKRGNISPDEEELIIKLHKLLGNRWSLIAGRLPGRTDNEIKNYWNTNLSKRVSDRQKSPAAPSKNPEAARRGTAGNGNTNGNGSGSSSTHVVRTRATRCSKVFINPPHYTQNRDPKPSSTCSNHGDHREPKTMNELLLPIMSESENEGTTDHISSDFTFDFNMGEFCLSDLLNSDFCDVNELNYSNGFDSSPSPDQPPMDFSDEMLKEWTAAASTHCCHQSAASNLQSLPPFIENGIE from the exons atgggaAGGAGTCCTTGTTGTTCTAAGGAAGGCCTTAACAGAGGAGCTTGGACTGCTCTTGAAGACAAAATTCTTAAAGATTATATCAAAGTACACGGTGAAGGTCGTTGGAGAAATCTCCCCAAAAGAGCTG GTCTTAAGAGATGTGGGAAAAGTTGTAGGCTTCGGTGGTTGAATTATTTGAGACCTGATATTAAAAGAGGTAACATATCACCTGACGAGGAAGAGCTTATCATCAAACTCCACAAACTCTTGGGAAACAG ATGGTCTTTGATAGCTGGGAGGCTTCCAGGACGAACAGACAATGAAATAAAGAATTACTGGAACACCAACTTAAGTAAAAGAGTttccgatcgtcaaaagtcaCCCGCCGCTCCTTCGAAAAATCCCGAGGCGGCTCGACGAGGAACTGCTGGTAATGGCAATACCAATGGTAATGGTAGTGGTAGTTCCTCGACACACGTGGTGCGGACAAGGGCGACAAGGTGCTCCAAGGTTTTCATAAACCCTCCTCACTACACACAAAACAGAGACCCAAAGCCTTCTTCAACTTGTTCAAATCATGGGGATCACCGGGAACCTAAAACAATGAATGAGTTGTTATTACCGATAATGTCAGAATCCGAGAATGAAGGGACGACCGATCATATATCATCGGATTTTACATTTGACTTCAACATGGGAGAGTTTTGTTTATCGGATCTTTTGAATTCCGATTTCTGCGATGTAAACGAGCTTAATTACAGCAATGGTTTTGATTCGTCACCCTCACCGGATCAGCCTCCTATGGATTTCTCCGACGAAATGCTAAAAGAGTGGACGGCCGCCGCCTCCACTCACTGCTGTCACCAAAGTGCGGCTTCCAATCTCCAGTCCTTGCCTCCATTTATTGAAAATGGAATTGAATGA
- the LOC121230487 gene encoding uncharacterized protein, which translates to MGFDQKWVDAIMECVTSVSYSVAINGQIGEKFFPSRGLRQGDPLSQFLFLVCGEGLSSLLRLAMNGSLLKEVKVCRRGPQISHLLFVDDCILFGDATSRGASLFKEILCEYKACSGQSVNFEKSTLFFSTNTSEDDRRLVVNLLGVRSSNDLKRYLGLPNMVGRRKKESFQNLKDRLMIIGVTELGSLPSLTWKSIWVAKGLLQKGMCWRVDRGDKISIWEDSWIQGIDIIDRQNVPYNGELQLVSDLTDNTNRKWKTDLINSTFRGDITQKILLIPLADTVHKDIQVWKGESDFETVIMKSDPGRNTRNQSSYLFKPSAAASLIRAKEDGLDVDDGGEEDDEDGDGDE; encoded by the exons ATGGGGTTTGATCAAAAATGGGTGGATGCTATTATGGAATGTGTAACATCTGTTTCGTATTCAGTAGCCATTAACGGACAGATTGGGGAAAAGTTTTTTCCATCTAGAGGTCTTAGACAAGGGGATCCGTTGAGTCAGTTCTTGTTTCTTGTATGTGGTGAAGGTTTATCGAGCTTATTGAGATTAGCGATGAATGGGAGTCTTTTGAAAGAGGTTAAAGTTTGTAGAAGAGGTCCACAGATATCTCACCTATTATTTGTCGATGATTGCATTTTATTTGGGGATGCAACAAGTAGGGGAGCGAGTctatttaaagaaattttatgtgaGTATAAAGCCTGCTCAGGTCAAagtgttaattttgaaaaatcaactTTATTTTTTAGTACGAATACATCGGAGGATGATAGGAGACTGGTGGTCAATTTGTTGGGGGTTCGTAGTTCGAATGATCTAAAACGGTATTTAGGGTTGCCGAATATGGTGGGACGGAGGAAAAAGGAATCTTTTCAAAATCTGAAGGATAGGCTCATGATAATTGGAGTAACAG AGTTGGGAAGTTTACCTTCACTCACTTGGAAGAGTATCTGGGTAGCGAAAGGGCTTCTTCAAAAAGGGATGTGCTGGAGAGTGGATAGAGGAGACAAAATTTCTATCTGGGAAGATAGTTGGATACAAGGGATCGACATAATTGACAGGCAGAACGTTCCATACAATGGGGAATTACAGTTAGTCTCAGATCTTACTGATAATACAAATAGGAAATGGAAAACAGATTTGATTAATAGTACCTTCAGAGGGGATATTACTCAGAAAATCCTTCTGATTCCGCTTGCTGATACTGTTCACAAGGATATTCAAGTGTGGAAGGGGGAATCCG ATTTTGAGACCGTGATAATGAAATCTGATCCCGGACGCAACACTCGCAATCAATCTTCGTATTTGTTTAAGCCTTCAGCTGCGGCAAGCTTAATAAGGGCTAAGGAAGATGGATTGGATGTTGATGATGGTGGGGAGGAGGATGATGAGGATGGAGATGGAGATGAATAA